In one Komagataeibacter sp. FNDCR2 genomic region, the following are encoded:
- a CDS encoding EAL domain-containing protein: MKDRMQMRELTTLTADILLPALQQAIDAIVIFDERNEIVFYNAAAETLWGLSRAEVMGRDVACLIPLCMRHEHDRHASRTVEDSLNQIPGTTREIAFTRADGEHVCGELSLSRVRMGEGGHTYHVGVIKNITEEMRRTRTLNLQAEVIQALTGDMPLDDIGHLICRKVESFLPDSIATLMFVEGEHTHWRVISTPALPRRIRDALESTVPTPADREKLVTTPSHAGRLAWDNCQSICRSLGLRSCYATPVQAADGQVVGVFALYLREGNRFGSWPQRLVGACAPFCALALERQATRAQITQLARHDPLTGLLNRAALHHVLTDMIACSVNRSFAVFIIDINRFRDINDTLGHVQADQCLVEIAGRLRVAVRGGCVISRSGGDEFVVVVPDCAGEQIPAMAHDLLTALGQPLHIDHNKLTLTCSIGISTFPLNGPDSESMLGHADTAMRQARRDRRGGFRMAIPARNHMAQDRLVLGAALRDSLAHGLLQLHYQPQVRTGTLALSGVEALARWHHPRLGDIFPTRFIAVAEETGQVEAIGHWALGEACRQMARWDRDGVHVPTIAVNLSAVHFRNRSLPAYIAGLLKAYDLKPARLTVEITESVMMGDHPDTEEVLQSIRNLGCGLSMDDFGTGYSSLSRLTHLPLTEIKMDRSFITNLEHDRNERAVAMAVIEIGRRLGMTVVTEGVETPRQCALLEELHCDVMQGYLFGEALTADGMAQWVRRGGAAATRGVPPTHVPPHAMKKIVPTAAPTTVDPPAIRP; this comes from the coding sequence ATGAAAGACCGTATGCAGATGCGCGAGCTTACCACCCTTACCGCCGACATCCTGCTGCCCGCTCTTCAGCAGGCGATTGACGCCATTGTCATTTTTGATGAACGCAACGAGATCGTGTTTTACAACGCCGCGGCCGAGACGCTGTGGGGCCTGTCCCGTGCCGAGGTCATGGGCCGCGATGTGGCGTGCCTGATCCCGCTATGCATGCGCCATGAACACGACCGACACGCCAGCCGGACCGTGGAAGACAGCCTGAACCAGATACCGGGCACGACGCGGGAAATCGCGTTTACCCGCGCGGATGGCGAGCATGTCTGTGGTGAACTGTCCCTGTCGCGCGTGCGGATGGGGGAAGGGGGGCATACCTACCATGTCGGGGTGATCAAAAACATTACCGAGGAAATGCGCCGCACCCGGACACTCAACCTTCAGGCCGAAGTGATCCAGGCCCTGACCGGTGACATGCCGCTGGACGATATCGGGCACCTGATCTGCCGCAAGGTGGAATCCTTCCTGCCGGACAGTATCGCCACCCTCATGTTCGTGGAGGGGGAACATACCCACTGGCGCGTGATCTCCACCCCCGCACTGCCACGGCGCATCCGCGATGCGCTGGAAAGCACCGTGCCCACCCCCGCCGACAGGGAAAAGCTCGTTACCACCCCATCCCATGCCGGGCGGCTGGCGTGGGATAACTGCCAGTCCATCTGCCGCTCGCTGGGGCTGCGCTCGTGCTACGCAACGCCCGTGCAGGCGGCGGACGGGCAGGTAGTGGGGGTTTTCGCGCTCTACCTGCGCGAGGGCAACCGCTTCGGTTCATGGCCGCAGCGGCTGGTGGGGGCGTGCGCGCCATTCTGCGCGCTGGCGCTGGAGCGACAGGCCACCCGCGCGCAGATCACGCAGCTCGCGCGTCATGATCCGCTGACCGGCCTGCTCAACCGCGCGGCCCTGCACCATGTGCTGACCGATATGATCGCATGCTCGGTCAACCGCAGCTTTGCCGTGTTCATAATCGACATCAACCGCTTCCGCGATATCAACGACACGCTGGGCCATGTGCAGGCCGACCAGTGCCTGGTCGAGATCGCCGGTCGTCTGCGTGTCGCCGTGCGGGGGGGCTGCGTCATCAGCCGCTCGGGCGGGGATGAGTTCGTGGTGGTGGTGCCCGACTGCGCGGGCGAACAAATTCCTGCCATGGCCCACGACCTGCTGACCGCTCTGGGCCAGCCACTGCATATCGACCACAACAAGCTGACGCTTACATGCAGCATCGGCATCAGCACCTTTCCGCTCAACGGGCCGGATAGTGAATCCATGCTTGGCCATGCCGATACCGCCATGCGGCAGGCGCGCAGGGACCGGCGCGGCGGCTTCCGCATGGCCATTCCGGCGCGCAACCACATGGCGCAGGACCGGCTGGTGCTGGGGGCCGCACTGCGCGATTCACTGGCGCATGGCCTGCTGCAGCTGCATTACCAGCCGCAGGTGCGCACCGGTACGCTGGCGCTCAGCGGGGTGGAGGCGCTGGCGCGCTGGCATCATCCCCGCCTGGGTGACATCTTTCCCACCCGCTTCATCGCCGTGGCGGAGGAAACCGGACAGGTCGAGGCCATCGGCCACTGGGCGCTGGGGGAAGCCTGCCGCCAGATGGCGCGGTGGGACCGGGATGGCGTGCATGTGCCCACCATTGCGGTGAACCTGTCGGCCGTGCATTTTCGCAACCGGAGCCTGCCTGCCTATATCGCCGGGCTGCTGAAGGCATATGACCTGAAGCCCGCGCGGCTGACGGTGGAAATTACCGAAAGCGTGATGATGGGAGACCACCCCGATACGGAGGAAGTGCTTCAGTCCATCCGTAATCTGGGGTGCGGGCTGTCGATGGATGATTTCGGTACGGGTTATTCCTCGCTCTCGCGCCTGACGCATCTGCCGCTGACCGAAATCAAGATGGACCGCAGCTTCATCACCAATCTGGAACATGACCGCAATGAGCGGGCCGTGGCCATGGCTGTGATCGAGATCGGGCGGCGGCTGGGCATGACGGTGGTGACGGAAGGGGTGGAGACCCCGCGCCAGTGCGCCCTGCTGGAAGAACTGCACTGCGATGTGATGCAGGGCTACCTGTTTGGCGAGGCGCTGACGGCGGACGGGATGGCACAGTGGGTGCGCCGTGGCGGCGCGGCGGCGACCCGCGGGGTTCCCCCCACGCACGTACCCCCACATGCCATGAAAAAAATCGTCCCCACTGCCGCCCCGACCACGGTGGATCCACCAGCCATCCGGCCCTGA
- a CDS encoding bifunctional diguanylate cyclase/phosphodiesterase, which produces MPFKHDDRLRALTHKDSDFWADVVDNVLIVAITDARGVITYVNDRFCETSHYSRAELLGATHRIVNSGYHDASFFRQMYRTLRAGEIWRGNICNRAKDGTLYWVATTIMPKHNALGAIEGYVATRFEITELMNVRDRLRSLAATDPLTGLFNRGGFNTVLQAAVDARAQDIARPIWLVMFDLDGFKQVNDIHGHHAGDVVLKVIGRRLREIIHPEDAACRLGGDEFGLVISHTFARFTPEALLERLLAALAAPIEIGGGTVVSVSGSVGVTPVETHESAEALQKNADVALYAAKRAGGNQARMFDIALHQQSIERTQILADARLGVERDQFELYYQPIVNLHTGRCDQIEGLLRWHHPQRGLLAAESFRDVFADAALAQAMSPRLVRAFRDDMRLWANSLATCPSLTLNLSRLDLLNIGFQRDLEAEISQQGGSTGDYVLEISECVLAAGRSDRLLQRLHELAAQGFQLALDDFGQAMLPLSVLRDVPFSLAKISRSLIADIAHNPQTRAVVAHLCGLAQAFGLSVTVSGVETRQQMDILRDLGVDRVQGFYISAPISAANLLISTHILEPDHIEIALRA; this is translated from the coding sequence ATGCCTTTCAAACATGACGACCGACTGCGTGCGCTGACCCACAAGGATTCCGATTTCTGGGCTGATGTTGTCGATAACGTGCTGATTGTCGCGATTACCGACGCACGTGGGGTGATTACCTACGTAAACGACCGCTTCTGCGAGACCAGCCACTATAGTCGCGCCGAACTGCTGGGCGCCACGCACCGTATCGTCAATTCCGGCTACCATGACGCCAGTTTCTTCCGTCAGATGTATCGCACCCTGCGCGCGGGAGAGATCTGGCGGGGCAATATCTGCAACCGGGCCAAGGACGGCACGCTGTACTGGGTGGCTACCACCATCATGCCCAAGCACAACGCGCTGGGTGCGATCGAGGGTTATGTCGCCACGCGCTTCGAGATAACCGAACTCATGAACGTGCGCGACAGGCTCCGCTCGCTTGCCGCGACCGACCCGCTGACCGGGCTGTTCAACCGGGGCGGCTTCAACACCGTGCTTCAGGCGGCGGTGGACGCCAGGGCGCAGGATATTGCCCGGCCCATCTGGCTGGTCATGTTCGACCTCGACGGTTTCAAGCAGGTCAATGACATCCACGGCCACCACGCGGGCGATGTCGTGCTGAAGGTCATTGGCCGCCGCCTGCGTGAAATCATACACCCCGAAGATGCTGCCTGCCGGCTGGGCGGGGATGAATTCGGCCTTGTCATCAGCCACACATTTGCCCGGTTCACGCCCGAAGCCCTGCTGGAGCGGCTGCTGGCGGCCCTTGCGGCCCCGATCGAGATTGGTGGCGGCACCGTGGTCAGCGTGTCCGGCAGTGTGGGGGTAACACCGGTCGAGACACATGAATCCGCCGAGGCACTGCAGAAAAACGCCGATGTGGCGCTCTATGCCGCCAAGCGCGCTGGCGGCAACCAGGCGCGCATGTTCGACATCGCCCTGCACCAGCAGAGCATAGAACGCACACAGATTCTGGCCGATGCCCGGCTGGGGGTGGAGCGTGACCAGTTCGAACTCTATTACCAGCCCATCGTGAACCTGCACACGGGCCGGTGTGACCAGATCGAGGGGCTGCTGCGCTGGCACCACCCGCAGCGCGGGCTACTGGCGGCGGAAAGCTTCCGTGACGTATTTGCCGATGCGGCGCTGGCGCAGGCCATGAGCCCCCGGCTGGTCCGGGCCTTCCGTGATGACATGCGGCTATGGGCGAACAGCCTTGCCACCTGTCCCAGCCTGACCCTCAACCTCTCCCGGCTGGACCTGCTCAATATCGGCTTCCAGCGTGATCTGGAGGCCGAGATCAGCCAGCAGGGCGGCAGCACGGGGGATTACGTGCTGGAAATTTCAGAATGCGTGCTGGCGGCGGGCCGTTCGGACCGGCTGCTCCAGCGCCTGCACGAACTCGCGGCGCAGGGCTTCCAGCTTGCGCTGGATGATTTCGGGCAGGCGATGCTGCCGCTTTCGGTGCTGCGCGATGTGCCCTTCTCGCTGGCGAAGATTTCACGCAGCCTGATCGCCGATATCGCGCATAACCCGCAGACACGCGCCGTGGTGGCCCATCTGTGCGGTCTGGCGCAGGCGTTCGGGCTGAGTGTGACGGTCAGCGGCGTGGAAACACGGCAGCAGATGGACATCCTGCGCGATCTGGGGGTGGACCGGGTGCAGGGATTTTACATCTCGGCCCCGATTTCGGCTGCGAATCTTCTGATCTCGACACATATCCTTGAGCCAGATCACATCGAAATCGCACTGAGGGCGTAA
- a CDS encoding Rrf2 family transcriptional regulator — protein MRLTLYTDYSLRALIYLAQNPGRRVPLHEIAQTNQISQNHLAKVINRLSSSGVIRARRGRTGGLELAGAPQQVSIGRIVRLMEGEMDCIAPCAPTDDRSCVMVDTCRLKGLFARSVEAFMMVLDCVTLSDIAVASKP, from the coding sequence ATGCGCCTGACACTCTATACAGATTACTCGCTCCGCGCCCTGATTTATCTGGCCCAGAATCCTGGCCGGCGGGTACCGTTGCATGAAATCGCGCAGACCAACCAGATATCCCAGAATCATCTGGCCAAGGTCATCAACCGCCTGTCCAGCAGCGGGGTGATCCGCGCCCGGCGCGGCCGTACAGGCGGGCTGGAACTGGCTGGCGCGCCGCAACAGGTCAGTATCGGCCGGATCGTAAGGCTGATGGAGGGGGAGATGGACTGCATCGCCCCCTGCGCCCCCACCGATGACCGGAGCTGCGTAATGGTGGATACCTGCCGCCTGAAGGGGCTGTTCGCCCGGTCGGTCGAGGCCTTCATGATGGTTCTGGACTGCGTCACGCTGTCCGACATCGCCGTGGCTTCCAAACCGTAA
- a CDS encoding Rrf2 family transcriptional regulator, whose protein sequence is MRLTLHTDYALRVLIYLAQNRDRRVSIHEIAEAYGISHNHLIKVVNHLSHGGVVHARRGRCGGLELAARPQDIIIGSIVRRMETDLRPIASCEPANGQPCLLAQGCLLRGLLARSVDAFLEVLDKATLHDIMPTDKIAPEMELSRMLMAKPPSPATPAGTELPPIAVKATSN, encoded by the coding sequence ATGCGGCTGACGCTCCATACGGACTATGCGCTGCGTGTGCTGATCTACCTGGCGCAGAATCGCGACAGGCGGGTCTCGATTCATGAAATTGCCGAAGCGTACGGCATATCCCACAATCATCTCATCAAGGTGGTCAATCATCTCTCCCATGGCGGGGTGGTCCATGCCCGCCGGGGCCGCTGCGGGGGGCTGGAACTGGCGGCCAGGCCACAGGACATTATCATTGGCAGCATTGTCCGGCGGATGGAGACGGACCTGCGTCCCATCGCCTCGTGCGAGCCAGCCAACGGGCAGCCCTGCCTGCTGGCGCAGGGTTGCCTGCTGCGCGGGCTGCTGGCGCGCTCGGTCGATGCGTTTCTGGAAGTTCTGGATAAAGCCACCCTGCACGACATCATGCCCACGGACAAAATCGCGCCGGAAATGGAACTGAGCCGCATGCTCATGGCGAAACCGCCGTCGCCGGCAACCCCAGCCGGCACGGAGTTGCCCCCCATCGCGGTAAAAGCCACCAGTAACTGA
- a CDS encoding FdhF/YdeP family oxidoreductase, producing MSDKPEFKPYTHPAGGWGAANATARALMEQSVLAKGSRALLAMNHPDGFKCPSCAWPDPDREKTLEFCENGAKALAFEATKRRIGADFFAAHSVTSLMARSDHWLEEQGRLTEPMRYDAATDHYVPCTWEEAYALIGRHLQALDSPDQAEFYTSGRTSNEAAFLYSVFVRAFGTNNFPDCSNMCHEPTSRGLPMSIGIGKGTVRMEDFAAAEAIFIIGQNTGTNSPRMMTELVHARKRNAPIVAVNPMPERALIRFTEPQDAIKMATFGSTPIASEFCHVRIGGDAAFLKGVMKTLFELDAAAEAAGEPAVLDHAFITEHTHGFAELKADIEATQWPDIVAMSGITEEQIRHVAGIYARSNATIICYGMGVTQHQQGARVIHQIANLLMLRGNFGKKGAGICPVRGHSNVQGDRTVGIDEKPSPAYLDRLQAVFGFNPPRAHGHHVVESVQAMIDGTAKVFIGMGGNFIHAIPDTPVAYEAMSRLELTVGIATKLNRGHLVHGRDALILPVIARSEIDHQKSGPQFVTIEDAMANVTSSRGVLHPASVDLRSEIEIVCRMARATMPDSSIAWETFIDDYDRIRDLIALVYPDLYHDFNTRIRHKKGFALPVPPRERKWNTPTGRANFLLLDGLDEDVPIGGPEMLRLSTIRSHDQYNTTIYTNNDRYRGVYNTRMVLFMNEDDMRARDLSEGALADIETISTDGTERRVTGFMVVPYPMPRGSIAGYYPELNPLLPLSHFDQISGTPAAKSIPVRVRATSASPQAQPKPAPQPEPQPA from the coding sequence ATGTCCGACAAGCCGGAATTCAAGCCCTACACCCACCCCGCCGGTGGCTGGGGGGCCGCCAACGCCACCGCGCGCGCCCTGATGGAACAGAGCGTGCTGGCCAAGGGTTCGCGTGCGCTGCTGGCCATGAACCACCCCGATGGCTTCAAGTGCCCAAGCTGCGCCTGGCCGGATCCGGATCGTGAAAAGACGCTTGAGTTCTGTGAAAACGGGGCCAAGGCGCTGGCGTTCGAGGCGACGAAACGCCGCATCGGGGCCGATTTTTTCGCTGCCCACAGCGTAACGTCCCTTATGGCGCGCAGCGACCACTGGCTGGAGGAACAGGGCCGCCTGACCGAGCCCATGCGCTACGACGCCGCGACCGACCATTACGTGCCCTGCACGTGGGAAGAGGCCTATGCCCTGATCGGCCGCCACCTGCAGGCGCTGGACAGCCCCGACCAGGCCGAGTTCTATACATCGGGCCGTACATCCAACGAGGCCGCGTTCCTGTATTCCGTGTTCGTGCGCGCATTCGGCACCAACAATTTTCCCGACTGTTCGAACATGTGCCACGAGCCGACCAGCCGGGGCCTGCCCATGTCCATCGGCATTGGCAAGGGCACCGTGCGGATGGAGGATTTCGCAGCCGCCGAGGCGATCTTCATCATCGGCCAGAACACTGGCACCAACAGCCCGCGCATGATGACCGAACTGGTCCATGCCCGTAAGCGCAACGCGCCGATCGTGGCGGTGAACCCGATGCCCGAACGCGCGCTGATCCGCTTTACCGAACCGCAGGATGCCATAAAGATGGCCACCTTCGGTTCCACGCCCATTGCCAGCGAATTCTGTCATGTGCGTATCGGGGGGGACGCCGCGTTCCTCAAGGGCGTGATGAAAACCCTGTTCGAACTGGATGCGGCGGCCGAGGCGGCGGGAGAGCCCGCCGTACTGGACCATGCCTTCATCACCGAACATACCCATGGCTTTGCCGAACTGAAGGCCGATATCGAGGCCACGCAATGGCCTGACATCGTGGCCATGTCCGGCATTACGGAAGAACAGATCCGTCACGTAGCCGGGATTTACGCACGCTCCAACGCCACCATCATCTGCTATGGCATGGGCGTGACCCAGCACCAGCAGGGTGCGCGCGTGATCCACCAGATTGCCAACCTGCTCATGCTGCGGGGTAATTTTGGCAAGAAGGGGGCTGGAATCTGCCCGGTGCGCGGGCATTCCAACGTGCAGGGTGATCGCACGGTGGGCATTGATGAAAAACCCAGCCCTGCCTATCTGGATCGTCTGCAGGCGGTTTTCGGCTTCAACCCGCCGCGCGCGCATGGCCATCACGTAGTGGAATCCGTGCAGGCGATGATCGACGGCACGGCCAAGGTGTTCATTGGCATGGGCGGCAATTTCATTCATGCCATTCCCGATACGCCCGTGGCGTATGAGGCGATGTCGCGGCTGGAACTGACGGTGGGCATCGCCACCAAGCTCAACCGGGGGCATCTGGTGCATGGGCGTGACGCGCTGATCCTGCCGGTCATTGCGCGCTCCGAAATCGACCACCAGAAGTCCGGGCCGCAATTCGTCACGATCGAAGATGCGATGGCCAACGTCACCTCCTCACGCGGGGTGCTGCATCCCGCCAGCGTCGATCTGCGCTCGGAAATCGAGATCGTCTGCCGTATGGCGCGCGCCACCATGCCTGACAGCTCGATTGCCTGGGAAACATTCATCGATGATTATGACCGCATCCGCGACCTGATCGCGCTGGTGTATCCGGACCTGTATCACGACTTCAACACCCGCATCCGCCACAAAAAGGGGTTCGCCCTGCCTGTCCCCCCGCGTGAGCGCAAATGGAACACGCCCACGGGGCGGGCCAATTTCCTGCTGCTGGACGGGCTGGATGAAGACGTGCCCATTGGCGGCCCGGAGATGCTGCGGCTGTCCACCATCCGCTCGCATGACCAGTACAACACCACCATCTACACCAATAATGACCGCTACCGTGGTGTGTACAATACCCGCATGGTCCTGTTCATGAACGAGGATGACATGCGCGCACGCGACCTGAGCGAAGGCGCGCTGGCGGATATCGAGACCATCAGCACCGATGGTACCGAACGTCGCGTCACAGGTTTCATGGTGGTGCCGTACCCGATGCCGCGCGGCTCGATCGCGGGGTATTACCCCGAACTCAACCCGCTGCTCCCGCTCTCGCATTTCGACCAGATCAGCGGCACACCCGCCGCCAAATCCATTCCGGTGCGGGTGCGGGCCACCAGTGCCAGTCCGCAGGCCCAGCCGAAACCCGCCCCCCAGCCCGAACCGCAACCGGCCTGA
- a CDS encoding molybdopterin molybdotransferase MoeA: MSINDFGQQVDHPTALRLVLAHARATSLPAARVPLNQITGRIAAETVHATACRPPADISAMDGYAFAHAAMVAQGCLPVDGRTVAGDRPAPLMAGHARAILTGAHIPAGADCVMAAERMTRTESGIAPAAVLAAPGANIRSRGEEFATGAALLARGQVLDWRHVALLASQGIRDVAVMRRPRVCVLSNGAELAADAPGACMDSNGPMLAALLGGAGARVTTSVAASDHVATQTARLRAARAGADVLVTSGGISVGGTDHMLDILRDMGGRVLFRGVSIRPGRPFTVVEHEGRLVFCLPGNPGAAAICALVFVLPYLRVLMGSEPDGMRVMGVPDFTAEAPPGMTGFIPVALNQVAEGWRFSRVATVGSSDIVAFTRADALMTLTPHEPAREGQPAWAIML; the protein is encoded by the coding sequence ATGAGCATCAACGACTTCGGCCAGCAGGTGGACCATCCCACGGCGTTGCGGCTTGTACTGGCCCATGCCCGCGCCACATCGCTCCCTGCTGCCCGCGTGCCCCTGAACCAGATCACGGGGCGTATCGCGGCGGAAACGGTGCATGCCACCGCCTGCCGCCCGCCAGCCGATATTTCCGCCATGGATGGCTACGCCTTCGCCCATGCCGCGATGGTGGCGCAGGGCTGCCTGCCGGTTGATGGCCGCACGGTGGCGGGCGACCGGCCCGCGCCCCTTATGGCGGGACATGCCCGTGCGATCCTGACGGGCGCGCATATTCCCGCTGGCGCCGATTGCGTCATGGCCGCCGAGCGGATGACCCGGACTGAAAGCGGTATCGCCCCCGCCGCCGTCCTTGCCGCACCCGGCGCCAACATTCGCAGCCGGGGGGAGGAATTCGCCACCGGCGCCGCGCTGCTTGCACGTGGGCAGGTGCTGGACTGGCGGCACGTCGCCCTGCTGGCCAGCCAGGGCATACGCGATGTCGCGGTCATGCGCAGGCCGCGCGTATGCGTGTTGTCCAATGGCGCGGAACTGGCGGCTGATGCGCCGGGGGCGTGCATGGATTCAAATGGCCCGATGCTCGCTGCACTCCTTGGTGGCGCGGGCGCGCGGGTGACGACATCCGTCGCCGCCTCCGACCATGTCGCCACGCAGACCGCCCGGCTGCGCGCCGCCCGCGCCGGGGCGGACGTGCTGGTGACCAGCGGGGGTATATCGGTGGGGGGCACCGACCATATGCTCGACATCCTGCGCGACATGGGGGGCAGGGTGCTGTTCCGTGGCGTGTCGATCCGTCCCGGCAGGCCGTTTACCGTAGTGGAGCATGAGGGCAGGCTGGTGTTCTGCCTGCCGGGCAATCCCGGTGCGGCGGCCATTTGCGCGCTGGTGTTCGTGCTGCCTTATCTACGGGTGCTCATGGGTAGTGAGCCTGATGGCATGCGCGTGATGGGAGTGCCGGACTTTACTGCCGAAGCACCGCCGGGCATGACCGGCTTCATACCCGTGGCACTCAACCAGGTGGCAGAGGGATGGCGCTTCAGCCGCGTGGCCACGGTTGGCTCATCGGACATCGTGGCCTTTACGCGCGCGGATGCGTTGATGACCCTCACGCCGCACGAACCCGCGCGCGAGGGCCAGCCCGCATGGGCGATCATGCTCTAG
- a CDS encoding acyltransferase gives MLSELSYNLWALWCIVSAGFIFNMKPFSQNRIYESKSREYNIDGLRYVLAAMVAFQHKAFFFNLYKTGIWSLDYHLAFYVGKFAVSIFFIISGYILGNVSLHGREWGGFYIKRFLRIAPMTYVSSLACILISVGIGIYLKNPADFHLVFFWFDAGMTLIRPPVYGFDNAHLINAGVTWSLMWEWWFYFSLPILSIPFLKSRKLQVFTAGLVVLAAIYAGALYFGLENGPHAYNRYSVLGPVYVTLFCLGCVIRQIKDRYIRAMSIPRKMADLLSLSLLFIFLAVGYDHDPLTLPFVFGYGLFFLCFACGGNWFGLLRQKGVILLGDASYSIYLLHGIVWFLMDMFCFHFGINKNIYLYYTFMTLVWYMICYISIKTFENIEIPFIRLGSRITRSMNLAPER, from the coding sequence ATGCTGAGTGAACTGAGTTACAATCTGTGGGCCTTATGGTGCATCGTTTCCGCCGGTTTTATTTTCAACATGAAACCATTCAGCCAGAACAGGATATACGAAAGCAAAAGCCGGGAATATAACATTGATGGCCTGAGATATGTTCTGGCCGCCATGGTCGCCTTTCAGCACAAGGCTTTCTTTTTCAACCTGTATAAAACTGGCATATGGTCACTGGACTATCATCTTGCCTTTTATGTCGGGAAGTTCGCCGTATCGATTTTCTTTATCATTTCCGGCTATATTTTGGGAAATGTCAGCCTTCACGGCAGGGAGTGGGGGGGGTTTTACATAAAACGCTTCCTGCGGATCGCGCCCATGACATATGTTTCCTCACTGGCCTGTATTCTCATATCAGTGGGCATTGGCATATACCTCAAGAACCCGGCGGATTTTCATCTGGTTTTTTTCTGGTTTGATGCCGGAATGACCTTAATCCGCCCGCCTGTTTATGGATTTGACAATGCGCATCTGATCAATGCAGGTGTCACATGGTCGCTCATGTGGGAATGGTGGTTCTATTTTTCCCTGCCGATCCTGTCCATTCCTTTCCTGAAAAGCCGAAAATTACAGGTTTTTACTGCTGGGCTTGTCGTTCTGGCGGCCATTTATGCCGGGGCTCTCTACTTTGGACTGGAAAACGGCCCGCATGCCTATAACCGCTATTCTGTTCTCGGGCCGGTCTATGTTACGCTGTTCTGCCTTGGGTGCGTTATCCGGCAGATAAAGGACCGTTACATCAGGGCCATGTCCATACCACGGAAAATGGCTGATTTACTGTCCCTTTCCCTATTGTTCATTTTTCTTGCCGTTGGGTACGATCATGACCCGCTTACGCTTCCCTTCGTCTTTGGTTATGGCCTTTTCTTTCTGTGCTTTGCGTGCGGCGGCAACTGGTTCGGCCTGTTACGGCAGAAAGGCGTGATCCTACTGGGGGATGCCAGTTACAGCATCTATCTGCTGCATGGGATTGTCTGGTTCCTTATGGATATGTTCTGCTTCCACTTTGGTATAAACAAAAATATCTATCTATATTATACATTCATGACCCTTGTCTGGTACATGATCTGCTATATTTCCATCAAGACGTTTGAAAATATAGAAATACCTTTTATCCGTCTGGGGTCGCGTATTACCAGAAGCATGAACCTGGCCCCGGAACGGTAA
- the mobB gene encoding molybdopterin-guanine dinucleotide biosynthesis protein B, protein MSHPPRQAMIGITGRSGSGKTHLIGRLLPLLRARGLGVSTIKHTHHDIDLDRPGKDSWLHRNAGAGEVMLATPGRWVLQHECPDAPPALAMLLSRMQRTDLVVVEGFHATVPACIEVYRPDAGKEPLFVRNNNIIAVATDRMDAPGLPPHLPVLDLADTQTIAEFALRHAVHMQVA, encoded by the coding sequence ATGTCCCATCCGCCACGGCAGGCCATGATCGGTATTACAGGGCGTAGCGGGTCGGGCAAGACCCATCTGATAGGGCGGCTGCTGCCACTGCTGCGCGCGCGGGGGCTGGGCGTATCGACCATAAAACACACCCATCATGATATCGACCTTGACCGCCCCGGCAAGGATTCATGGCTGCACCGGAACGCGGGCGCGGGCGAGGTCATGCTGGCTACGCCGGGGCGGTGGGTATTGCAACATGAATGCCCGGATGCGCCCCCTGCCCTTGCGATGCTGCTGTCGCGCATGCAGCGGACCGACCTGGTGGTGGTGGAAGGCTTCCATGCCACTGTTCCCGCCTGTATTGAGGTCTATCGGCCTGATGCAGGTAAAGAGCCGCTGTTTGTGCGTAACAACAACATTATTGCCGTTGCGACGGACCGGATGGATGCCCCCGGCCTGCCACCACACCTGCCGGTACTCGATCTGGCCGATACGCAGACCATTGCCGAATTCGCGCTGCGTCACGCCGTTCATATGCAGGTGGCATGA